From a region of the Nonlabens dokdonensis DSW-6 genome:
- a CDS encoding LysM peptidoglycan-binding domain-containing protein yields the protein MVKAKYQSVLDLGEQLNIQDGDVQVKDGKLEIRGTAATPHHKNLLWDEIKKVGGENPSDLMADIKVADDSIYAKHTVKSGESLSLIAKHYFKDPMKYKQIFEANTDQLKNPDLIHPGQELTIPNL from the coding sequence ATGGTAAAAGCAAAATATCAAAGCGTTCTAGATTTAGGAGAACAATTGAACATTCAAGATGGTGACGTACAAGTAAAAGACGGAAAACTAGAAATAAGAGGTACTGCAGCAACGCCACATCATAAAAATTTACTTTGGGATGAGATCAAAAAAGTAGGTGGTGAGAACCCTTCTGATTTAATGGCAGATATTAAAGTAGCTGACGATTCTATATATGCAAAGCACACTGTAAAAAGTGGTGAGTCATTAAGTCTTATTGCAAAGCATTACTTTAAAGACCCAATGAAGTACAAGCAAATTTTTGAAGCAAATACAGATCAGCTTAAAAACCCAGACTTAATTCATCCAGGTCAAGAGTTGACAATTCCTAATTTGTAG
- a CDS encoding YebC/PmpR family DNA-binding transcriptional regulator, with protein sequence MGRAFEFRKARKMKRWSAMSKAFTRIGKDIVIAVKEGGPDPDSNARLRAVIQNAKSVNMPKANVERAIKKATDKDTANFETVLFEGYAPHGIAVLVETSTDNNNRTVANVRSHFNKSDGNLGVSGSVEFMFEHKCHFRIAANDLDIEELELELIDYGAEELFLDEKDEEDDNSVDGIMIYAEFQNYGALQKALEEMDLEILSSDFEYIPTVQKELTSEQREDVDKLLEKLDEDDDVNNVYTTLKDEE encoded by the coding sequence ATGGGTAGAGCATTTGAATTTCGCAAGGCGCGTAAGATGAAAAGATGGAGCGCAATGTCTAAAGCTTTTACGAGAATAGGTAAGGACATTGTTATTGCCGTTAAAGAAGGTGGTCCTGATCCTGATTCAAATGCTAGATTAAGAGCTGTAATCCAAAATGCCAAGTCGGTTAATATGCCTAAGGCAAACGTGGAGCGAGCGATTAAAAAAGCAACAGATAAGGATACTGCAAATTTTGAAACCGTACTTTTTGAAGGATATGCACCGCATGGTATCGCTGTTCTTGTAGAAACTTCTACTGATAATAATAACCGTACCGTAGCAAACGTAAGAAGTCACTTTAATAAGAGTGATGGAAACTTAGGCGTTTCTGGATCGGTAGAATTTATGTTTGAGCACAAGTGTCATTTTAGAATAGCTGCAAATGATTTAGATATAGAAGAGTTAGAATTAGAACTTATAGATTATGGTGCTGAGGAGTTGTTCCTAGATGAAAAGGATGAAGAAGATGATAACTCTGTAGATGGCATCATGATCTATGCAGAGTTTCAAAATTATGGAGCTCTTCAAAAAGCGCTAGAAGAAATGGACTTAGAGATTTTAAGTTCTGATTTTGAATACATTCCAACAGTTCAAAAAGAGCTGACTTCTGAGCAACGAGAAGATGTAGATAAACTTTTAGAAAAACTAGACGAAGATGACGATGTAAATAATGTCTACACAACTCTCAAGGACGAAGAGTAA
- a CDS encoding OmpA/MotB family protein produces the protein MKKIFLMLLAGGLLVSCASKKDLEAAIAKQKETKELLDTATVKLNACYADEQAARARIESMREQIETLKNSNNALLSNQGDLVTLSTTGSRNLERSLESIREKDMQIKSLNDAITKKDSVTLALVTSLKSSLGNLQDEDISVNVEKGVVFISISDKLLFSSGSDKVNESAKLVLGKVAKVVNDKPEIDIMVEGHTDNQPISSAKFADNWALSTARATAVTRVLQEDFQVSPKRMTAAGRSYYMPVASNDTAEGRSKNRRTRIVVLPKLDQFFDMVEKGMEQAKVNAKKETENKK, from the coding sequence ATGAAGAAAATATTTTTAATGTTGCTTGCTGGTGGACTTCTAGTGTCATGTGCATCAAAAAAAGATCTTGAAGCAGCTATAGCAAAACAAAAAGAAACTAAAGAACTTCTTGATACTGCAACAGTAAAATTAAATGCCTGTTATGCAGACGAGCAAGCGGCAAGAGCAAGAATTGAAAGTATGCGTGAGCAAATTGAAACGCTTAAGAATTCTAACAATGCGTTACTTAGCAATCAAGGCGATCTAGTTACATTATCTACTACTGGTAGCCGTAATTTAGAGCGTTCTTTAGAAAGCATTAGAGAAAAAGACATGCAGATCAAATCTTTGAACGATGCGATTACAAAGAAGGATAGTGTGACTTTAGCGCTAGTTACAAGTTTAAAAAGTTCCTTAGGAAACCTTCAAGATGAAGATATTAGTGTAAATGTGGAAAAAGGAGTGGTATTCATTTCTATTTCTGATAAATTACTTTTCTCTAGTGGTAGCGATAAAGTAAATGAAAGCGCTAAGTTAGTTTTGGGTAAGGTTGCTAAAGTGGTAAATGACAAACCAGAAATTGATATTATGGTAGAAGGCCATACAGATAACCAGCCTATTTCTTCGGCAAAATTTGCTGACAACTGGGCATTGAGTACAGCTCGTGCAACTGCCGTAACAAGAGTTTTACAAGAAGATTTTCAAGTATCACCTAAACGTATGACTGCTGCAGGTAGGTCTTATTACATGCCTGTTGCAAGTAATGATACTGCTGAAGGTCGTTCTAAAAACAGACGTACTCGTATCGTTGTACTTCCTAAGCTAGACCAGTTCTTTGATATGGTAGAAAAAGGAATGGAGCAAGCTAAAGTTAATGCTAAAAAAGAGACGGAAAACAAAAAGTAA
- a CDS encoding glycosyltransferase family 2 protein, with protein MKIGIVILNWNGIELLKTYLPSVVEYSMNHVVYLADNASTDLSIEWTQKTFPEVKIIAMNENRGYAGGYNEALKKVDEEVVCLLNSDVAVTSGWCDVIATRFQADAQLAVCQPKLLDDKKRDYFEYAGAAGGFLDRYAYPYCRGRIFNTIEKDEGQYDDVVDIHWASGACLFLRKDAFDRVGKFDEDYFAHQEEIDLCWRLRHAGYTISYEPLSTVYHLGGGTLNNLNPKKTFYNFRNSLYNIVKNDHSTSWIWILFVRMVLDGIAAIKFLFALQWNHFAAVLKAHFHFYGSLKTILDKRKQVKELKNAEKTEYADLSIVYQYFIKGKKTYR; from the coding sequence ATGAAAATAGGAATCGTCATATTAAACTGGAATGGTATAGAGTTGCTCAAAACCTATTTACCTAGTGTGGTAGAGTACAGTATGAATCACGTGGTTTATCTAGCAGATAATGCCTCTACAGACCTTTCCATAGAATGGACACAAAAAACCTTTCCAGAGGTGAAGATCATTGCGATGAATGAGAATCGCGGTTATGCTGGCGGTTATAACGAAGCGTTGAAAAAGGTCGATGAAGAAGTAGTTTGTCTTTTGAATAGTGATGTCGCAGTTACTTCTGGCTGGTGCGACGTGATTGCTACAAGATTCCAGGCAGATGCACAACTTGCCGTATGTCAACCTAAATTGCTAGACGATAAAAAAAGAGACTATTTTGAGTATGCTGGTGCTGCTGGAGGATTTTTAGATCGATATGCATATCCTTATTGTAGAGGTCGCATTTTTAATACGATCGAGAAAGATGAAGGTCAATATGATGATGTAGTAGATATTCATTGGGCAAGTGGTGCTTGTTTATTCCTTAGAAAAGATGCATTTGATCGAGTAGGAAAATTTGACGAAGATTATTTTGCACATCAAGAAGAAATCGATTTGTGCTGGAGATTGCGACATGCAGGATACACCATAAGTTATGAGCCGTTATCTACGGTTTATCATTTAGGTGGTGGAACTTTGAATAATTTGAATCCTAAGAAGACGTTCTACAATTTTAGAAATAGTTTGTACAACATTGTAAAGAATGACCATTCCACTTCATGGATCTGGATTCTTTTTGTAAGAATGGTTCTCGATGGTATTGCGGCAATAAAATTTCTTTTTGCATTACAATGGAATCATTTTGCAGCCGTTCTAAAAGCACATTTTCATTTTTATGGTTCGCTTAAAACAATTTTAGATAAAAGAAAACAAGTTAAGGAGTTGAAAAATGCTGAAAAAACGGAATATGCAGATTTAAGTATTGTGTATCAGTATTTTATAAAGGGAAAAAAGACTTATCGATAA
- a CDS encoding type I restriction enzyme HsdR N-terminal domain-containing protein, with protein sequence MKPLRLPAGNFRVKSTEKGRAIFDPIRKKFVHLTPEEWVRQHVVLFLLSRKRIPQNLINIEKQLIIAGTTKRYDIISYNTDGSIHLVVECKAPEIKIDQSVFDQIARYNLALKAEYLMVTNGMDHYFCTMNYDKQTYNFIPDLPEYVL encoded by the coding sequence ATGAAGCCATTGCGACTACCAGCTGGAAATTTCAGAGTCAAAAGTACTGAAAAAGGACGTGCTATCTTTGACCCAATCAGGAAAAAGTTTGTACACTTGACACCAGAAGAATGGGTGCGGCAACATGTTGTTTTGTTCTTGCTTTCGCGAAAGCGGATACCGCAAAATCTCATCAACATAGAAAAGCAATTGATCATCGCAGGAACTACAAAACGATACGACATTATCTCCTACAACACAGATGGTTCTATACATCTAGTCGTAGAATGCAAAGCACCAGAAATTAAAATCGATCAATCTGTTTTTGATCAAATCGCCCGATACAATCTAGCTTTAAAAGCAGAATACTTGATGGTAACTAATGGTATGGATCATTATTTTTGTACAATGAATTATGACAAGCAGACTTATAATTTTATTCCAGACCTACCAGAATACGTTTTATGA
- the holA gene encoding DNA polymerase III subunit delta, with protein MSDATKIIADLKQKRYAPVYFLCGAEPYFIDQVSDYIEDNVLDEGEKGFNQMVIYGKETTMEEVLENAKRYPMMAEHQVIIVKEAQHLVKQLAKLESYVENPQTTTILVFAYKYKTPDGRSKITKLLKKHAVYMESKPLYENKVPAFVTGRLKEMGYQIDPNATRMLVEYLGTDLGKINNELSKLAIVHSKDRPITPQVIEDNIGISKDYNNFELRKAMGMRDVVKVHQIINYFADNPKDNPLVLTTAQLYSFFTQLLKVHTIKDKNNAQAVAKAAGVNPFFVQEIMTAAKNYPMKYCSRAIKTIRDMDVKSKGVGTHQANHHDLLKEALVNIMSK; from the coding sequence ATGAGTGATGCAACAAAGATTATAGCCGATTTAAAGCAAAAGCGATATGCGCCTGTGTACTTTTTGTGCGGTGCAGAACCTTATTTTATCGATCAAGTAAGTGATTATATAGAAGATAATGTGCTGGACGAAGGCGAGAAAGGCTTTAATCAAATGGTGATTTATGGAAAGGAAACCACCATGGAAGAAGTGTTAGAAAATGCGAAACGCTATCCTATGATGGCCGAGCATCAGGTAATTATAGTTAAAGAAGCGCAACATCTGGTAAAACAACTGGCCAAATTAGAAAGCTATGTAGAAAACCCACAAACTACGACGATTCTAGTTTTTGCTTACAAATACAAAACTCCTGACGGACGCAGCAAGATTACTAAATTGCTTAAAAAACACGCCGTTTACATGGAAAGCAAGCCGCTTTATGAGAATAAAGTTCCTGCTTTTGTTACTGGTAGATTGAAAGAAATGGGTTATCAAATTGATCCTAATGCAACTAGAATGTTAGTGGAATATCTAGGAACGGATTTGGGTAAAATCAATAACGAGCTTTCAAAACTCGCGATCGTACATTCTAAAGATCGACCAATAACTCCACAAGTCATCGAGGACAACATAGGAATCTCAAAAGACTACAACAATTTTGAGCTGCGCAAAGCCATGGGAATGCGTGATGTGGTAAAAGTGCATCAAATCATCAACTATTTTGCAGATAACCCTAAGGATAATCCGCTGGTGCTGACTACCGCGCAATTGTATTCTTTTTTCACGCAGTTGTTGAAAGTGCATACTATTAAAGACAAAAATAACGCGCAAGCAGTTGCAAAAGCAGCTGGAGTGAATCCGTTTTTTGTACAGGAAATAATGACTGCGGCAAAAAACTATCCTATGAAATATTGCAGTCGTGCGATTAAGACCATAAGAGATATGGATGTCAAATCAAAAGGTGTAGGAACACATCAAGCAAATCACCACGATCTTTTAAAAGAAGCTCTCGTTAATATCATGTCTAAATAA
- the menA gene encoding 1,4-dihydroxy-2-naphthoate octaprenyltransferase, whose translation MASTKLKAWISAARLRTLPLSISGILVGSAFAYYNVFAIENNSEKLLNSIELNFSYSIADNVSLFMFNYISIVILALITTLGFQILSNFANDYGDGVKGTDNEDRIGPMRAIQSGIISPQEMKRGMVITAILTLISAILLIYVSLGIDRLLVSLFFLALGIAAIWAAIKYTVGDNAYGYRGLGDVFVFIFFGPVSVMGIYYLITTIVNWEMIFPSMTIGLLSVAVLNLNNMRDVQSDKKAGKNTIVVKLGLSKAKMLHYGFVIVAFICALRLTGRIYFTQYIANDIGESWMLENENINLIAFLPLLAFIPLLIHLIKVKKTTSPALLDPELKKVALSTFLFAVLCCVSVWIISSF comes from the coding sequence ATGGCAAGTACAAAATTAAAAGCCTGGATCAGTGCTGCGAGATTAAGGACGTTACCCTTGAGCATAAGTGGGATTTTGGTGGGAAGTGCGTTTGCTTATTACAATGTTTTTGCGATTGAGAATAATTCAGAAAAACTTTTGAATTCAATCGAACTGAACTTTAGCTACTCGATTGCGGACAACGTTAGCTTATTTATGTTTAATTATATTTCTATTGTGATTTTAGCACTTATCACAACCCTAGGTTTCCAAATTCTTTCCAATTTTGCCAACGATTATGGCGATGGTGTCAAAGGAACTGATAATGAAGATAGAATCGGTCCTATGCGAGCGATCCAAAGTGGTATTATTTCTCCGCAAGAAATGAAACGTGGAATGGTTATTACGGCTATTCTTACTTTAATTAGCGCGATCCTCCTTATATACGTAAGTCTAGGAATAGATAGGTTATTAGTTTCTTTATTCTTTTTAGCTTTAGGAATAGCCGCTATTTGGGCAGCGATTAAATATACGGTAGGTGATAATGCTTATGGATATCGTGGTCTAGGTGATGTGTTTGTTTTTATATTTTTTGGTCCTGTAAGTGTGATGGGTATTTATTATTTGATTACAACGATTGTAAATTGGGAAATGATCTTTCCTTCTATGACAATCGGCTTATTAAGTGTGGCGGTTCTCAATCTTAATAACATGAGAGATGTTCAGAGCGATAAGAAAGCTGGTAAAAATACGATTGTGGTGAAGCTGGGACTTTCTAAGGCAAAAATGCTGCATTATGGGTTTGTTATAGTGGCTTTTATTTGTGCACTTCGCTTAACTGGTAGAATATATTTTACACAATATATTGCTAACGATATTGGAGAATCTTGGATGTTAGAAAATGAAAATATCAATTTGATTGCATTCCTACCACTTCTGGCTTTTATCCCATTACTCATTCATTTAATTAAAGTTAAAAAAACAACATCTCCTGCTCTACTCGATCCTGAATTGAAAAAAGTAGCGCTTTCTACGTTTTTGTTTGCGGTTTTGTGTTGTGTAAGTGTTTGGATAATTAGCTCGTTTTAA
- a CDS encoding hydrogen peroxide-inducible genes activator: MTITQLKYVLAVAQYQNFTKAADKVFVTQPTLSMQIQKLEDELDVQIFDRSKKPIELTDTGKKIVNQARNIVNESDRIQDIVDQEKGFIGGEFKIGVIPTVMPTLLPMFLANFVNKYPKVKLRIEELTTENIIDGLQDGSIDAAIAATPLKHDLIKERALYYEPFVAYNPRLSGKPKSKIKVDDINVDDLLLLEDGHCFKDSILNLCRNTRDTESERFMLESGSFETLIKLADEGLGMTLLPYLNTMDLSEHKKENLRFFEDPSPAREISLIYHKSELKMQIIDALHAVITGVIKGAIAFQNVQIISPVAGK, translated from the coding sequence ATGACAATTACTCAGTTAAAATATGTTCTTGCTGTTGCTCAATATCAAAATTTTACTAAAGCAGCAGATAAAGTTTTTGTAACGCAACCTACGTTAAGTATGCAAATTCAAAAGCTGGAAGATGAACTGGATGTGCAGATCTTTGACAGAAGTAAAAAACCTATCGAACTGACAGATACTGGTAAAAAAATCGTAAATCAAGCTCGTAATATTGTTAATGAGAGCGATCGTATTCAGGATATAGTAGATCAAGAAAAAGGCTTTATAGGTGGTGAGTTTAAAATAGGAGTAATCCCAACGGTAATGCCTACTTTATTGCCGATGTTCCTAGCAAATTTTGTCAATAAATATCCAAAAGTAAAACTACGAATAGAAGAATTAACCACTGAAAATATAATTGATGGTTTACAAGACGGTAGTATAGATGCTGCGATTGCTGCCACTCCTTTAAAACATGATTTGATTAAAGAGCGCGCGTTGTATTACGAGCCGTTTGTAGCTTATAATCCAAGATTATCTGGAAAACCTAAATCTAAAATAAAAGTAGACGATATCAACGTAGATGATCTTTTACTATTAGAAGATGGACATTGTTTTAAGGACAGTATTTTAAATTTATGTCGCAATACTCGTGATACAGAAAGTGAACGTTTCATGTTAGAGAGCGGTAGTTTTGAAACCTTAATTAAACTTGCCGATGAAGGACTAGGTATGACTTTATTACCTTATCTCAATACCATGGACTTATCAGAGCATAAAAAGGAAAATCTTAGGTTCTTTGAAGATCCATCTCCTGCCAGAGAGATAAGTTTGATATACCATAAAAGCGAGCTTAAAATGCAAATAATTGATGCGTTACATGCTGTTATTACTGGCGTGATTAAAGGAGCAATCGCTTTTCAAAACGTGCAAATTATCAGTCCAGTCGCTGGGAAGTAG
- a CDS encoding c-type cytochrome translates to MFNDLSKGLAIISGLILTMILVIFGAAFFVAQEQQKYTIQAPQEPIEVKPPVVLTEQQELGESLFKTNCASCHKRYKKAVGPALYGVTERRDQEWLYKWIVNSSQLIQSGDAQAVAIYNEYNQSNMNAFPQLSNDDIDAILSWVEIPK, encoded by the coding sequence ATGTTTAACGATTTATCTAAGGGTCTGGCAATAATTTCTGGCTTAATATTAACCATGATTCTCGTCATATTTGGTGCTGCATTTTTTGTTGCCCAAGAACAACAAAAGTATACTATTCAAGCGCCACAAGAACCTATCGAAGTGAAACCTCCAGTAGTGCTTACAGAACAACAAGAACTAGGAGAATCCCTTTTCAAAACAAATTGTGCTTCTTGTCATAAAAGATATAAAAAAGCCGTGGGACCTGCCTTGTATGGTGTAACGGAGCGTCGTGATCAAGAATGGTTGTATAAATGGATAGTGAATAGTTCGCAACTTATTCAATCTGGAGATGCGCAAGCAGTTGCCATATACAATGAGTACAATCAGTCTAACATGAATGCCTTCCCGCAATTATCAAATGATGATATAGATGCCATTTTATCTTGGGTAGAGATTCCTAAATAA
- the tpx gene encoding thiol peroxidase, giving the protein MATITIGGNEISTSGQLPEVGTQAPDFKLKKADLSEASLNDYSGKRVILNIFPSIDTDVCATSVRNFNKRATELDNTAVLCISRDTPFAQKRFANDEEIENVENLSDVIDGSFGEKYGLTMTSGPLAGFHSRAVIVLDEQGKVMYNEQVPEIADEPNYLEALKSLL; this is encoded by the coding sequence ATGGCAACGATCACAATTGGAGGAAACGAAATTTCAACTAGTGGACAACTTCCAGAAGTAGGAACCCAAGCACCAGACTTTAAACTCAAAAAAGCCGACCTTTCTGAAGCTTCTCTTAACGACTATAGTGGTAAACGTGTTATCTTAAATATCTTTCCTAGTATAGATACAGATGTATGCGCTACATCAGTACGTAATTTTAATAAACGTGCAACAGAACTTGATAATACTGCTGTATTATGTATATCTAGAGATACTCCATTTGCTCAAAAACGATTTGCAAACGATGAAGAAATAGAGAACGTAGAGAATTTAAGCGATGTGATAGATGGTTCTTTTGGTGAAAAATATGGTTTAACCATGACATCAGGACCTCTTGCCGGTTTTCACTCTAGAGCTGTAATTGTTCTCGACGAACAAGGAAAAGTGATGTACAACGAGCAAGTTCCAGAAATTGCAGACGAACCTAATTACCTAGAAGCTCTTAAATCGCTTTTATAA
- a CDS encoding diacylglycerol kinase, translating into MGFIKFITGRIKAMGYATKGAIILLKTEPSIQVQAAIAVIMTIAGFYFNITSTEWIAQTFCIGLVMGLEGMNTTAEAIADFIHPDFHEKIGHIKDIAAGAVVITAIAAAVVGFIIYTPYVVALFE; encoded by the coding sequence TTGGGATTTATTAAATTCATTACAGGCAGGATTAAGGCTATGGGATATGCCACAAAAGGCGCGATCATTCTACTTAAAACCGAACCTAGCATACAAGTACAAGCCGCAATAGCGGTAATTATGACTATTGCTGGCTTTTATTTTAATATTACTAGTACAGAATGGATCGCCCAAACCTTTTGTATAGGTCTCGTCATGGGACTAGAAGGAATGAATACGACCGCAGAGGCTATTGCAGATTTTATCCATCCTGATTTTCATGAAAAAATAGGACACATAAAAGATATCGCTGCTGGTGCTGTCGTGATTACTGCTATTGCTGCGGCTGTCGTTGGGTTTATTATTTATACGCCTTATGTCGTGGCACTTTTTGAGTGA
- a CDS encoding FtsK/SpoIIIE family DNA translocase: MARKKSTTKKSTAKTKKPLQIPSFKLNRLQQVILGSALMVFSLLLLFSFTSFLFTGAQDQSIIEELGGRSVVTQNWISQLGAWLGHVFIYKGFGIPAFSIAIMTFISGIYLFASGDDAFSLSRKRISNLWFWGLLLMLWFSVTLGFFHKSNALLGGKVGYELNDFLQDYLGLIGAVLVMVFIAIVYLVLRLKLTPEIISAYFSKKAGEVKEEFDGIASTDEESEWEKATVEGSSLEDETVTEEPINLSGNDMEVTVPEEEIIPEPVLKKTVAPKDEDDIGMDIEPTQEEEEVDNKASKLVEDFGEFDPTLELSNFQFPPIDLLKDYTKGKTITINEEELQANKDRIVETLKNYKIGIAKISATIGPTVTLYEIVPEAGIRISKIKNLEDDIALSLAALGIRIIAPIPGKGTIGIEVPNQNPSIVSMRSVIASPKFQNAEMELPIAFGKNISNETFVVDLAKMPHLLMAGATGQGKSVGLNAILTSLLYSKHPAEVKFVLVDPKKVELTLFNKIERHYLAKLPDSEEAIITDNSKVINTLNSLCIEMDQRYDILKDAMCRNLKEYNAKFKARKLNPANGHKFLPYIVLVVDEFADLIMTAGKEVETPIARLAQLARAIGIHLIIATQRPSVNVITGMIKANFPARISFRVMQKVDSRTILDSGGADQLIGRGDMLYTAGNELIRIQCAFVDTPEVEKITDFIGGQKAYPDAHLLPEYVGEDGGTSLDNNIDDRDAKFKEAAEIIVVAQQGSASLLQRKLKLGYNRAGRIIDQLEAAGIVGGFEGSKARQVLIPDLASLEVFLNEESNK, encoded by the coding sequence ATGGCGCGTAAAAAATCTACAACCAAAAAATCTACAGCAAAGACTAAAAAACCTTTGCAAATCCCTAGCTTTAAACTCAATAGATTACAACAAGTAATTCTAGGTAGTGCGCTCATGGTTTTCAGCCTATTATTGTTGTTCTCCTTTACTTCCTTTTTATTTACTGGAGCTCAAGACCAGAGTATCATTGAAGAATTGGGCGGCCGCAGCGTAGTAACTCAAAACTGGATCAGCCAGCTGGGTGCATGGTTAGGACACGTATTTATTTATAAAGGATTTGGTATTCCCGCATTTTCTATAGCGATTATGACTTTTATCTCTGGAATTTATTTATTTGCCAGTGGTGATGATGCGTTCTCGCTTTCGCGAAAGCGGATTTCTAACCTATGGTTTTGGGGATTGCTATTAATGTTGTGGTTTTCTGTCACTCTAGGATTTTTTCATAAATCTAATGCCTTGTTAGGCGGAAAAGTGGGCTATGAATTGAATGATTTCCTGCAAGATTATTTAGGTCTTATAGGTGCTGTTTTAGTCATGGTTTTCATTGCGATCGTTTATCTCGTATTGAGATTAAAACTAACTCCTGAAATTATCAGTGCCTATTTTTCTAAGAAAGCAGGAGAAGTAAAAGAAGAATTTGACGGAATTGCATCTACCGACGAAGAGAGTGAATGGGAGAAAGCTACTGTAGAAGGCAGCTCGCTAGAAGATGAAACTGTAACAGAAGAACCTATTAACCTTTCTGGAAATGATATGGAGGTTACTGTTCCTGAAGAAGAAATTATTCCAGAACCGGTTTTAAAGAAAACGGTCGCGCCTAAAGATGAGGACGACATAGGAATGGATATCGAGCCTACTCAAGAGGAAGAAGAAGTGGATAATAAAGCTTCTAAGCTTGTGGAGGATTTTGGCGAATTTGATCCTACTTTAGAGCTGAGCAATTTTCAATTTCCACCTATTGATCTATTGAAGGATTACACCAAAGGGAAAACCATCACGATCAATGAAGAAGAGCTGCAAGCTAATAAAGATCGTATTGTTGAAACACTCAAGAATTACAAAATTGGGATCGCAAAAATCAGTGCTACCATAGGACCTACGGTAACACTTTATGAAATTGTACCTGAGGCAGGAATACGTATTTCAAAAATCAAAAATCTAGAAGACGATATCGCCTTATCGCTTGCTGCGCTGGGAATACGTATCATCGCTCCTATTCCAGGAAAAGGAACTATAGGAATTGAGGTGCCTAATCAAAATCCGTCCATAGTATCTATGCGATCGGTTATTGCATCGCCTAAGTTTCAAAATGCAGAGATGGAACTTCCTATCGCATTTGGTAAAAATATCTCTAATGAAACCTTTGTAGTAGACCTTGCCAAAATGCCTCACCTACTTATGGCTGGTGCGACTGGACAAGGTAAATCTGTAGGATTGAATGCGATTCTTACTTCGCTACTTTATTCCAAGCATCCAGCAGAAGTAAAGTTTGTTTTGGTAGATCCTAAAAAGGTAGAATTGACCTTATTTAATAAAATAGAGCGTCATTACCTAGCTAAATTACCTGATAGTGAAGAAGCGATCATTACTGACAACTCTAAGGTAATCAACACCTTGAACAGTCTTTGTATTGAGATGGATCAACGTTACGATATCCTGAAAGACGCGATGTGTCGTAACTTAAAAGAATACAACGCAAAGTTTAAAGCACGCAAACTGAATCCAGCAAATGGTCATAAATTCTTACCGTACATCGTACTGGTAGTAGATGAGTTTGCCGACTTGATCATGACCGCTGGAAAAGAGGTAGAAACACCTATTGCTAGACTTGCCCAACTGGCTCGTGCGATAGGAATTCATTTAATAATAGCAACTCAAAGACCATCGGTAAACGTAATTACTGGTATGATCAAGGCTAACTTCCCTGCAAGAATCTCCTTTAGAGTAATGCAAAAGGTAGACTCGCGCACCATTCTAGATAGTGGTGGCGCAGACCAGTTGATAGGTCGTGGAGACATGTTATACACCGCAGGAAACGAGTTGATACGTATTCAGTGTGCATTTGTGGACACTCCAGAGGTTGAAAAAATCACCGATTTCATAGGCGGTCAGAAGGCATATCCAGACGCACATTTACTGCCAGAATATGTAGGTGAAGATGGTGGCACAAGTCTTGATAATAATATAGACGATAGAGATGCAAAATTTAAAGAAGCTGCAGAAATTATTGTTGTGGCTCAACAAGGAAGTGCCTCGCTTTTACAACGTAAATTAAAGTTGGGATACAATCGTGCCGGCCGTATTATCGATCAACTGGAGGCTGCAGGTATTGTAGGCGGCTTTGAAGGTAGTAAGGCGCGACAAGTTTTAATTCCAGATTTAGCTTCTCTAGAAGTGTTTTTAAATGAAGAAAGTAATAAATAA